The Globicephala melas chromosome X, mGloMel1.2, whole genome shotgun sequence genome window below encodes:
- the ZC4H2 gene encoding zinc finger C4H2 domain-containing protein isoform X2: MADEQEIMCKLESIKEIRNKTLQMEKIKTRLKAEFEALESEERHLKEYKQEMDLLLQEKMAHVEELRLIHADINVMENTIKQSENDLNKLLESTRRLHDEYKPLKEHVDALRMTLGLQRLPDLCEEEEKLSLEPACHVTNKFTGMHLYALCAKPRVGPGTPKSQNGSRMNEKRENT; this comes from the exons GAACAAGACCCTGCAGATGGAAAAGATCAAGACCCGTTTGAAGGCTGAGTTTGAGGCCCTTGAATCAGAGGAGAGGCACCTGAAGGAATACAAGCAGGAGATGGACCTCCTGCTACAGGAGAAAATGGCCCATGTGGAGGAACTCCGACTGATCCACGCTGATATCAATGTG ATGGAAAACACCATCAAACAGTCTGAGAATGACCTAAACAAGCTGCTAGAGTCTACCCGGCGGCTACATGATGAGTATAAGCCGCTGAAGGAACATGTGGATGCCCTGCGCATGACTCTGGGCCTGCAGAGGCTCCCTGACCTATgtgaagaggaggagaagctcTCCTTGGA GCCTGCTTGTCATGTCACCAACAAATTCACCGGAATGCACCTATATGCCCTCTGTGCAAAGCCAAGAGTCGGTCCAGGAACCCCAAAAAGCCAAAACGGAAGCAGGATGAATGAAAAGAGGGAGAACACTTAG
- the ZC4H2 gene encoding zinc finger C4H2 domain-containing protein isoform X1 encodes MADEQEIMCKLESIKEIRNKTLQMEKIKTRLKAEFEALESEERHLKEYKQEMDLLLQEKMAHVEELRLIHADINVMENTIKQSENDLNKLLESTRRLHDEYKPLKEHVDALRMTLGLQRLPDLCEEEEKLSLDYFEKQKAEWQTEPQEPPIPESLAAAAAAAQQLQVARKQDTRQTATFRQQPPPMKACLSCHQQIHRNAPICPLCKAKSRSRNPKKPKRKQDE; translated from the exons GAACAAGACCCTGCAGATGGAAAAGATCAAGACCCGTTTGAAGGCTGAGTTTGAGGCCCTTGAATCAGAGGAGAGGCACCTGAAGGAATACAAGCAGGAGATGGACCTCCTGCTACAGGAGAAAATGGCCCATGTGGAGGAACTCCGACTGATCCACGCTGATATCAATGTG ATGGAAAACACCATCAAACAGTCTGAGAATGACCTAAACAAGCTGCTAGAGTCTACCCGGCGGCTACATGATGAGTATAAGCCGCTGAAGGAACATGTGGATGCCCTGCGCATGACTCTGGGCCTGCAGAGGCTCCCTGACCTATgtgaagaggaggagaagctcTCCTTGGA TTACTTTGAGAAGCAGAAAGCAGAGTGGCAGACGGAGCCTCAGGAGCCCCCAATCCCTGAATCCTTGGCCGCCGCAGCCGCTGCCGCCCAACAACTCCAAGTGGCTAGGAAGCAGGACACTCGGCAGACAGCCACCTTCAGGCAGCAGCCCCCACCTATGAAG GCCTGCTTGTCATGTCACCAACAAATTCACCGGAATGCACCTATATGCCCTCTGTGCAAAGCCAAGAGTCGGTCCAGGAACCCCAAAAAGCCAAAACGGAAGCAGGATGAATGA